Proteins from a single region of Hymenobacter aquaticus:
- a CDS encoding sigma 54-interacting transcriptional regulator, giving the protein MKSTDIRTLGDLKKSGYQPRSVKQELRDNLIAKLQAKEEVFPGIYGYEETVIPDLQRAILSMHHINLLGLRGQAKTRIARLMVDLLDEYIPVVEGSELNDDPLEPLSIYAKNLIAEKGDATPVSWLHRSDRYTEKLATPDVSVADLIGDADPIKAATLKLPYSDERVIHFGLIPRSHRGIFVINELPDLQARIQVSLFNILQEGDIQIRGFKVRLPLDIQFVFTANPEDYTNRGSIVTPLKDRIDSQIITHYPKSIEVGKRITKQEARIKEEQKGMVTSNEIIHDLVEQVAVEARASEFVDAKSGVSARLTIAAYESLVSAAERRALINGEKKTYVRIADFLAAVPALTGKVELVYEGEQEGAGIVAEKLMGKAIRTLFLNYFPDPDKQKKVKSRPNPYKEVQDWFGAGNTVDVLSDASDEDYHAALEQVPGLRGIVTFLHPNEDAETTWFLMEFCLHGLAEHSLISRNRVTRGTQFKDLLSSMFTMPSFGGEDDDEDEDEKPRRRR; this is encoded by the coding sequence ATGAAATCAACTGACATCCGTACCCTCGGTGACTTGAAAAAGTCTGGCTACCAGCCCCGTTCCGTGAAGCAGGAGCTGCGCGACAACCTGATTGCCAAGCTGCAAGCCAAAGAAGAGGTGTTTCCCGGCATCTACGGCTACGAGGAAACCGTTATTCCCGACCTGCAGCGCGCCATTCTGAGCATGCACCACATCAACCTGCTGGGCTTGCGCGGGCAGGCCAAGACGCGCATTGCCCGCCTCATGGTCGATTTGCTCGACGAGTACATTCCCGTCGTGGAAGGCTCGGAGCTCAACGACGACCCGCTGGAGCCCCTAAGCATCTACGCCAAAAACCTGATTGCCGAGAAGGGCGACGCCACGCCCGTAAGCTGGCTGCACCGCTCAGACCGCTACACCGAGAAGCTGGCCACCCCCGACGTATCGGTGGCCGACCTCATCGGCGACGCCGACCCCATCAAGGCCGCCACGCTGAAACTGCCCTACTCCGACGAGCGGGTGATTCACTTCGGCCTGATTCCCCGCTCGCACCGCGGCATTTTCGTGATTAACGAGCTGCCCGACTTGCAGGCCCGCATCCAGGTGTCGCTGTTCAACATCCTGCAGGAAGGCGACATCCAGATCCGGGGTTTCAAGGTGCGTTTGCCGCTTGATATCCAGTTCGTGTTTACGGCCAACCCCGAGGACTACACCAACCGGGGCTCCATCGTGACGCCCCTCAAGGACCGCATCGACTCCCAGATCATCACGCACTACCCCAAGAGCATCGAGGTCGGTAAGCGCATCACCAAGCAGGAAGCCCGCATCAAAGAGGAGCAGAAGGGCATGGTGACCTCCAACGAAATCATCCACGACCTGGTGGAGCAGGTGGCCGTGGAGGCCCGCGCCTCAGAGTTCGTCGACGCCAAGAGCGGCGTGTCGGCCCGCCTGACCATTGCCGCCTACGAAAGCCTGGTGAGTGCCGCCGAGCGGCGCGCCCTGATCAACGGCGAAAAGAAAACCTACGTGCGCATCGCCGATTTCCTGGCCGCCGTGCCCGCCCTCACCGGCAAGGTGGAGCTGGTCTACGAAGGCGAGCAGGAGGGAGCCGGCATCGTGGCCGAGAAGCTGATGGGCAAAGCCATCCGCACGCTGTTCCTGAACTACTTCCCCGACCCCGACAAGCAGAAAAAGGTGAAGTCGCGCCCCAACCCTTACAAGGAGGTGCAGGACTGGTTCGGGGCCGGCAACACCGTGGACGTGCTCAGCGACGCTTCCGACGAGGACTACCACGCCGCCCTGGAGCAGGTGCCCGGCCTGCGCGGCATCGTCACCTTCCTGCACCCCAACGAGGACGCCGAAACGACCTGGTTCCTGATGGAGTTCTGCCTGCACGGCCTGGCCGAGCACAGCCTGATTTCGCGCAACCGCGTCACGCGCGGCACCCAGTTCAAAGACCTCTTGTCGTCGATGTTCACCATGCCCAGCTTCGGCGGCGAGGATGACGACGAGGACGAGGACGAGAAGCCCCGCCGCCGCCGGTAG
- a CDS encoding c-type cytochrome, whose amino-acid sequence MRKVLRIMGLLLAVVVVAAVGFVVFVSARGIPSYDVPKPTGMPLIEATPARLAQGEKLVLSSCADCHLNRQTNRLAGHRLLDTPPEFGGLYSANITQDKEHGIGAWTDAELVTLLRTGVGRDGRFRIVMPSFVHMSDEDVSSLVAFLRSGHEWVRPDPTPSHEQEPSLLAKALVNTVMKPTPLPAGPVVAPAPTEAVAFGRYLVVGRYKCYDCHSKDFKTNNSLEPEQSEGYMGGGNKLLNLQGQEVYSRNLTFDAETGIGDWTEAQFAQAVKYGMTPRGPLAYPMPKYSQMDDEEVHALFVYLQTLPKISNATAEDGGAVAAR is encoded by the coding sequence ATGCGGAAAGTTCTTCGAATTATGGGCCTGCTGCTGGCCGTGGTGGTGGTAGCGGCCGTCGGCTTCGTGGTGTTCGTCTCGGCCCGGGGCATTCCCAGCTACGACGTGCCCAAACCAACCGGTATGCCGCTTATCGAGGCCACCCCGGCCCGGCTGGCCCAGGGCGAAAAGCTGGTGCTCTCCAGCTGCGCCGACTGCCACCTGAACCGGCAAACCAACCGCCTGGCCGGCCACCGCCTGCTCGACACGCCCCCGGAGTTCGGGGGCCTCTACTCGGCCAACATCACCCAGGACAAAGAGCACGGCATCGGGGCCTGGACGGATGCCGAGCTGGTAACGCTGCTGCGCACCGGCGTCGGCCGCGACGGGCGCTTCCGCATCGTGATGCCCAGCTTCGTACACATGTCGGATGAGGACGTGAGCAGCCTGGTGGCCTTCCTGCGCTCCGGCCACGAGTGGGTGCGGCCCGACCCCACGCCCTCGCACGAGCAGGAGCCTTCGTTGCTGGCCAAGGCCCTGGTAAACACCGTTATGAAGCCCACGCCCCTGCCGGCCGGCCCCGTGGTGGCCCCCGCCCCGACCGAGGCCGTGGCCTTTGGCCGCTACCTGGTGGTGGGCCGCTACAAGTGCTACGACTGCCACAGCAAGGATTTCAAAACCAACAACTCCCTGGAACCCGAGCAGTCGGAAGGCTACATGGGCGGGGGCAACAAGCTGCTCAACCTGCAGGGCCAGGAGGTGTACAGCCGCAACCTCACCTTCGACGCGGAAACCGGTATCGGCGACTGGACCGAAGCCCAGTTTGCCCAGGCCGTGAAGTACGGGATGACGCCCCGCGGCCCGCTGGCCTACCCCATGCCGAAGTATTCCCAGATGGACGACGAGGAAGTGCACGCCCTGTTTGTCTACCTGCAAACCCTGCCCAAGATCAGCAACGCGACGGCCGAGGACGGCGGCGCGGTGGCGGCGCGGTAA
- a CDS encoding ABC transporter transmembrane domain-containing protein, which produces MATKQLAVPPPTPWQRLTRMLEPERRAIRYILYYAVATGLISLTLPLGTQAVFNLVSTGAVFSSTYILIGVVVVGVLLAGLLLIGQLTMVEAMEQRLFAKAAIEYAYRLPRIEPKALEGENPAELVNRFFDILTVQKGLTKLLIDLMFAGIQILFGVIVLSFYHPVFVGLGFTILLMLGLIYWLNYRRALRTSIEESAYKYKAVDWLEQVAGDLPAFRDNPAAREQALLRTDELTSHYLRARNDHFRVLKNYYGWAIALRTVLTGGLLIAGTLFVVSRQMTLGQFVAAEVLIVQISSSIEKLMTGVGTVFDMLTGVEKLATVTDLPLLQPESADAHA; this is translated from the coding sequence ATGGCCACCAAACAACTGGCGGTACCCCCCCCCACTCCCTGGCAGCGGCTCACCCGCATGCTCGAACCCGAGCGCCGCGCCATTCGCTACATTCTGTATTACGCCGTAGCCACCGGCCTGATCAGCCTCACGCTGCCGCTGGGCACGCAGGCCGTCTTCAACCTCGTGTCGACTGGGGCCGTGTTCAGCTCCACCTACATCCTGATCGGGGTGGTCGTGGTGGGCGTGCTGCTGGCCGGCCTGCTGCTCATCGGGCAGCTCACGATGGTCGAGGCCATGGAGCAGCGCCTGTTTGCCAAGGCGGCCATCGAATATGCCTACCGCCTGCCCCGCATCGAGCCCAAGGCGCTGGAAGGCGAGAATCCGGCCGAGCTGGTGAACCGCTTCTTCGACATTCTGACGGTGCAGAAGGGCCTCACCAAGCTGCTGATTGACTTGATGTTTGCCGGCATCCAGATTCTGTTCGGCGTCATTGTGCTTTCGTTTTACCACCCCGTGTTCGTGGGTCTGGGCTTCACCATTCTGCTCATGCTGGGCCTCATCTACTGGCTGAACTACCGCCGGGCCCTGCGCACAAGCATCGAGGAATCGGCCTACAAGTACAAGGCCGTGGACTGGCTTGAGCAGGTGGCCGGCGACCTGCCCGCGTTTCGCGACAACCCCGCCGCCCGCGAGCAGGCCCTGCTGCGCACCGACGAGTTGACGTCTCATTACCTGCGGGCCCGCAACGACCATTTCCGGGTGCTCAAGAACTACTACGGCTGGGCCATTGCCCTGCGCACGGTGCTCACCGGCGGCCTGCTCATTGCCGGCACCCTGTTCGTGGTGTCGCGGCAAATGACGCTGGGCCAGTTTGTGGCCGCCGAGGTGCTCATCGTGCAGATCAGCAGCTCCATCGAGAAGCTCATGACCGGCGTGGGCACCGTGTTCGACATGCTCACCGGCGTGGAAAAGCTGGCCACCGTCACCGACCTTCCTCTTCTGCAACCTGAATCGGCCGACGCCCATGCTTAA
- a CDS encoding HlyD family secretion protein encodes MLNISNQNVDDSIWHEKLTHSRREILQSKGARLLGRVLLAVALIFVVILFLPWRQTIEGSGMLTTLRPEDRPQTVQNAIAGRIEHWNVREGQLVKRGDTLLTISEIKDEYFDPNLPERLSEQLAAKRGNVAANAAKIEATDQQIQALRLTLNVQLDAARNRVTQARNTVRIDSADLVAVRNAFQVAQARLARYEEGYKNGLFSLTDIETRRLKLQEDQAKVTAQRNKLLNSQQSFANARIELNNLRAKYEQDLAKTLSDRSSAVSSRASSEGEVAALRNKISNVEVRRGLYVVRAPQDGYVVRTLKAGIGETIKEGESIATLQPDAPVLAVEMYVRAMDVPLIQRGRPVRLQFDGWPAVQFSGWPSVAVGTFGGTVTVIDVVSTTNGKYRLLVRPDRHSQQDPAWPAQLRLGSGVYGWVILDSVPVWYEIWRQLNGFPPSLQAAPSEAPIKAQADKK; translated from the coding sequence ATGCTTAATATTTCGAACCAGAACGTCGACGACTCCATCTGGCACGAGAAGCTGACCCACTCGCGCCGGGAAATACTGCAGTCCAAGGGCGCGCGGCTGCTGGGCCGGGTGCTGCTGGCCGTGGCCCTCATCTTCGTGGTTATCCTGTTTCTGCCCTGGCGCCAGACCATCGAGGGCTCGGGCATGCTCACCACCCTGCGTCCCGAAGACCGGCCGCAGACCGTGCAGAACGCCATTGCCGGCCGCATTGAGCACTGGAACGTGCGCGAGGGCCAGCTCGTGAAGCGCGGCGACACGCTGCTGACCATCTCCGAAATCAAGGACGAGTACTTTGACCCCAACCTGCCCGAGCGGCTCAGCGAGCAGCTGGCCGCCAAGCGCGGCAACGTAGCGGCCAACGCGGCCAAGATCGAGGCCACCGACCAGCAGATCCAGGCCCTGCGCCTGACCCTGAACGTGCAGCTCGACGCGGCCCGCAACCGCGTGACCCAGGCCCGCAACACGGTGCGCATCGACTCGGCCGATTTGGTGGCCGTGCGCAACGCGTTTCAGGTGGCCCAGGCCCGGCTGGCCCGCTACGAGGAAGGCTACAAAAACGGGCTGTTTTCCCTGACCGACATCGAAACCCGCCGCCTGAAGCTGCAGGAAGACCAGGCCAAGGTGACGGCCCAGCGCAACAAGCTGCTCAACTCCCAGCAGTCGTTTGCCAATGCCCGCATCGAGCTGAATAACCTGCGGGCCAAGTACGAGCAGGACCTGGCCAAAACCCTGTCGGACCGCAGCTCGGCCGTGTCGAGCCGGGCTTCGTCGGAGGGCGAGGTAGCGGCCCTGCGCAACAAGATCAGCAACGTGGAGGTGCGCCGCGGCCTGTACGTGGTGCGGGCCCCGCAGGACGGCTACGTGGTGCGCACGCTCAAGGCCGGCATCGGCGAAACCATCAAGGAAGGCGAATCCATTGCCACCCTGCAGCCCGACGCGCCCGTGCTGGCCGTGGAAATGTACGTGCGGGCCATGGACGTGCCCCTGATCCAGCGGGGCCGCCCCGTACGCCTGCAGTTCGACGGCTGGCCGGCGGTGCAGTTCTCGGGCTGGCCCTCGGTGGCCGTGGGCACGTTCGGCGGCACCGTGACGGTGATTGACGTGGTGAGCACTACCAACGGCAAGTACCGCCTGCTGGTGCGCCCCGACCGCCACAGCCAGCAGGATCCGGCCTGGCCCGCGCAGCTGCGCCTGGGCTCGGGCGTGTATGGCTGGGTGATTCTGGATTCGGTGCCGGTGTGGTACGAAATCTGGCGGCAGCTCAACGGCTTCCCGCCCAGCCTGCAGGCCGCCCCGAGCGAAGCTCCCATCAAGGCGCAAGCCGACAAGAAGTAG
- a CDS encoding TolC family protein, whose protein sequence is MKKRPTGFWFFVFGVWLDLNQTRKTNYQKPTLAALLILLSLAPDLRAQTPALPRREAGRDPAPLQTRQLAPGPAAPDTARVFSLQDLADLVFAHHPLVKQAALLSADAQAQVLAARGGFDPKLGSGFDRKLFGGTDYYNRWTNELKVPLWPGGIDLKAGYDRMVGTYVNPEYRTPLDGLAGVGLSVPLGAGLLIDARRSTLRQARIMVAAAEADRVKQINEVWLQAVKDYWTWYYTYQQAALVREGVALANTRFRATSRRALLGDQAPIDSVEASITVQDRQLQAEQLAVELQNARLLLSNHLWNKDAQPVELPTYAMPQRPTLVRVDSAQFSQLQSQAAVAHPTLLKLDAKIRQLGVEERYRRELLKPKLSVSGTLLSRGDFYRPEVPVYYDFGWDNYKLGVDFSFPLFLRQERGKLQQTRLKVQDATLEQQQSRRTIVNQVQAVFNTLRAYERQLALQEQTIANQRTLLQAELQKFELGESTIFLINARESKLIELRLKQESLRASYEKARAELYYYAGTRTLGAQ, encoded by the coding sequence ATGAAAAAACGACCGACTGGTTTTTGGTTTTTCGTGTTTGGTGTTTGGCTCGACCTCAACCAAACACGAAAAACCAACTACCAAAAACCAACTCTAGCCGCGCTACTGATTTTGCTGAGCCTGGCTCCCGACCTGCGGGCCCAGACGCCCGCCCTGCCCCGGCGCGAAGCCGGCCGCGACCCGGCCCCGCTCCAGACCCGGCAGCTGGCGCCCGGCCCGGCGGCCCCGGACACGGCCCGGGTGTTTTCGCTGCAGGACCTGGCCGATTTGGTATTTGCCCACCACCCGCTGGTGAAGCAGGCCGCCCTGCTCAGCGCCGATGCCCAGGCCCAGGTGCTGGCCGCCCGCGGCGGCTTCGACCCCAAGCTTGGCTCGGGCTTCGACCGGAAGCTGTTCGGCGGCACCGACTACTACAACCGCTGGACCAACGAGCTGAAAGTGCCGCTCTGGCCCGGCGGCATCGATCTGAAAGCCGGCTACGACCGGATGGTGGGCACCTACGTCAACCCCGAGTACCGCACTCCGCTCGACGGGCTGGCGGGCGTGGGCTTGTCGGTGCCGCTGGGGGCGGGCTTGCTCATTGACGCGCGCCGCAGTACCCTGCGCCAAGCCCGCATCATGGTGGCCGCCGCCGAGGCCGACCGGGTCAAGCAAATCAACGAGGTGTGGCTGCAGGCCGTGAAAGACTACTGGACCTGGTACTACACCTACCAGCAGGCCGCCCTGGTGCGCGAAGGCGTGGCCCTGGCCAACACCCGCTTCCGGGCTACCAGCCGCCGCGCCCTGCTCGGCGACCAGGCTCCCATCGACTCGGTGGAGGCCAGCATCACGGTGCAGGACCGCCAGCTACAGGCCGAACAGCTGGCCGTGGAATTGCAGAATGCCCGCCTGCTGCTCTCCAACCACCTCTGGAACAAGGACGCCCAGCCCGTGGAGCTGCCCACCTACGCCATGCCCCAGCGCCCCACGCTGGTGCGGGTCGATAGTGCCCAGTTCAGCCAGCTGCAAAGCCAGGCCGCGGTGGCCCACCCCACGCTGCTCAAGCTCGACGCCAAAATCCGGCAGCTGGGCGTGGAAGAGCGCTACCGCCGGGAGCTGCTCAAGCCCAAGCTCAGCGTGAGCGGCACCTTGCTCAGCCGCGGCGACTTTTACCGCCCCGAGGTGCCGGTCTACTACGACTTCGGCTGGGACAACTACAAGCTGGGCGTGGATTTCTCGTTTCCGCTGTTTCTGCGGCAGGAGCGCGGCAAGCTCCAGCAAACCCGCCTGAAAGTGCAGGATGCCACCCTGGAGCAGCAGCAGAGCCGCCGTACCATCGTCAACCAGGTGCAGGCCGTGTTCAACACGCTGCGCGCCTACGAGCGGCAGCTGGCCTTGCAGGAGCAAACCATTGCCAACCAACGCACCCTGTTGCAGGCCGAGCTGCAGAAATTCGAGCTGGGCGAAAGCACGATTTTCCTCATCAACGCCCGCGAATCCAAGCTTATTGAGCTGCGCCTCAAGCAGGAAAGCCTGCGGGCCAGCTACGAAAAAGCCCGCGCCGAGCTGTATTACTACGCCGGCACCCGCACGCTGGGCGCGCAATAG
- a CDS encoding vWA domain-containing protein, translating into MSAGFRFRDFVPEESSEKGFETLFKLFMQLVTITSGDVGEALSWLNELDKQYGLTDNDYGMGNFIEDLKKKGYIDENEQERGAFKITPKTEQGIRKSALEEIFGKLKKGNSGNHRTPQTGQGDELSTDIRDFRFGDSLEQISMTESIRNAQLNHGLSDEFMLAEGDLEVRETEHKTQTSTVLMIDISHSMILYGEDRITPAKKVAMALAELVKQKYPKDFLDVIVFGNDAWPISVKDLPYLEVGPYHTNTVAGLELAMDLLRKRKTANKQIFMITDGKPTCLKEGNGYYKNSFGLDRKVVNKTLNLAAAARRLKIPITTFMIASDPYLQQFVEEFTQVNQGKAYYSGLKGLGHLVFEDYKKNRRKTL; encoded by the coding sequence ATGTCCGCAGGTTTTCGTTTCCGGGATTTCGTGCCCGAAGAGTCGTCCGAGAAAGGCTTCGAGACACTGTTTAAGCTATTTATGCAATTGGTGACCATCACGTCGGGCGACGTTGGTGAGGCCTTGTCGTGGCTCAACGAGCTGGATAAGCAGTACGGCCTGACCGACAACGACTACGGGATGGGTAACTTCATCGAGGACCTGAAGAAAAAGGGGTACATCGACGAAAACGAGCAGGAGCGGGGCGCCTTCAAGATTACGCCCAAAACCGAGCAGGGCATTCGTAAGAGCGCCTTGGAGGAAATCTTCGGCAAGCTCAAGAAGGGCAACAGCGGCAACCACCGCACGCCCCAGACCGGGCAGGGCGACGAGCTGAGCACCGACATCCGCGACTTCCGCTTCGGCGACTCCCTGGAGCAGATTTCGATGACCGAGAGCATCCGCAACGCCCAGCTCAACCACGGCCTCTCGGACGAGTTCATGCTGGCCGAGGGCGACCTGGAAGTGCGCGAAACCGAGCACAAAACCCAGACCAGCACGGTCCTGATGATTGACATCTCGCACTCGATGATTCTCTACGGCGAGGACCGCATCACGCCCGCCAAAAAGGTGGCTATGGCCCTGGCCGAGCTCGTCAAGCAGAAGTATCCCAAAGACTTCCTCGACGTTATCGTGTTCGGCAACGACGCCTGGCCCATCAGCGTCAAGGACTTGCCCTACCTGGAAGTGGGCCCGTACCACACCAACACGGTGGCCGGCCTGGAGCTGGCCATGGATTTGCTGCGCAAGCGCAAAACGGCCAACAAGCAGATTTTCATGATTACCGACGGCAAGCCGACCTGCCTGAAGGAAGGCAACGGCTACTACAAAAACAGCTTCGGCCTCGACCGCAAAGTCGTGAACAAGACCCTGAACCTGGCCGCCGCCGCCCGTCGCCTCAAAATCCCGATTACCACCTTCATGATTGCCAGTGACCCGTATCTGCAGCAGTTTGTGGAGGAGTTCACCCAGGTGAATCAGGGCAAAGCCTACTACAGCGGCCTCAAGGGCCTGGGCCACCTGGTGTTTGAAGACTACAAAAAGAACCGCCGCAAAACGCTGTAA
- a CDS encoding DUF427 domain-containing protein, which translates to MKAIWNDTVIAESNDTVVVENNHYFPADAIRREFFEDSIAQTSCPWKGRASYYSLRVNGELNKDAAWYYPEPKDAAKEIKNRVAFWKGVKVVE; encoded by the coding sequence ATGAAAGCCATCTGGAACGACACGGTAATTGCTGAGAGCAACGACACCGTGGTAGTCGAAAATAACCATTATTTCCCCGCCGACGCCATCAGGCGCGAGTTTTTCGAAGACAGCATTGCCCAAACTTCCTGCCCCTGGAAAGGCCGGGCCAGCTACTATTCCCTGCGCGTAAACGGGGAGCTGAACAAGGATGCGGCCTGGTATTACCCCGAGCCCAAGGACGCGGCCAAGGAAATCAAGAACCGGGTGGCCTTCTGGAAGGGCGTGAAAGTGGTGGAATAA
- a CDS encoding methylated-DNA--[protein]-cysteine S-methyltransferase: protein MTDYQRIAAAIGYLRENFREQPTLEQLAEQAHWSPFHFQRKFQEWAGVSPKKFLQYVSVEHAKSLLQQQLSVAEATYETGLSGTGRLHDLFMRVEAMTPGEYRQGGAALTIRYSFAESRFGPYLVASTPKGICRLHFADDAALALAELRQEWPQATLFDEPAPLHAQVAHFFARDFQPTDRLHLHLKGTAFQLKVWASLLRIPEGRLSTYAGVAAGAGHAAAVRAVGTAIGANPVGYLIPCHRVIRQGGELGQYRWGATRKTALLGWEAVRQQAPDASYVPY from the coding sequence ATGACTGACTACCAACGCATTGCCGCCGCCATCGGCTACCTCCGGGAAAACTTTCGGGAGCAGCCCACCCTCGAACAGCTGGCCGAGCAGGCCCACTGGAGCCCGTTTCACTTCCAGCGAAAGTTTCAGGAGTGGGCCGGCGTCAGCCCGAAGAAGTTTCTGCAGTACGTCAGCGTGGAACACGCCAAAAGCCTGCTCCAGCAGCAGCTTTCGGTGGCCGAGGCCACCTACGAAACCGGTCTTTCGGGCACCGGCCGCCTCCACGACTTATTCATGCGGGTGGAGGCCATGACGCCCGGCGAATACCGCCAGGGCGGCGCGGCCCTGACCATCCGCTACAGCTTCGCGGAAAGCCGGTTCGGCCCCTACCTGGTGGCCTCCACGCCCAAGGGCATCTGCCGCCTGCACTTCGCCGACGATGCCGCCCTGGCCCTGGCCGAGCTGCGCCAGGAATGGCCCCAGGCCACGCTGTTCGACGAGCCGGCCCCGCTCCATGCCCAGGTCGCCCACTTTTTCGCCCGCGACTTCCAGCCCACCGACCGGCTGCACCTGCACCTGAAAGGCACTGCCTTCCAGCTTAAAGTCTGGGCCTCGCTGCTACGGATTCCGGAGGGCCGGCTCTCGACGTACGCCGGCGTGGCGGCCGGGGCGGGCCACGCGGCGGCCGTGCGGGCCGTGGGCACGGCCATTGGCGCCAACCCGGTAGGCTACCTCATTCCCTGCCACCGCGTGATTCGCCAGGGCGGCGAGCTGGGCCAGTACCGCTGGGGAGCCACCCGCAAAACGGCGCTGCTGGGCTGGGAAGCCGTCCGGCAACAAGCGCCGGACGCAAGCTATGTGCCGTACTGA
- a CDS encoding acyl-ACP desaturase — protein sequence MIATVASRGEVLQHLESFLKENIDGFLKKVEDSWQPADYLPDSRSETFFEEVRELRERAKGLSYDLLAVLIGDTITEEALPNYEAWFHQLDDLNRDPNNGWAQWIRGWTAEENRHGDLLNRYLYLSGRVNMREFETSTQYLIADGFDLGTAHDPYRAFIYTSYQEAATNLSHRRVGTLARKAGDAQLSKICGMIAGDETRHARVYQTFVDKIFEVDPSEMMLAFEDMMRKKIVMPAHYMRELGVEMGKTFGHFTDAAQRLGVYTSQDYTDILEGLITTWKLDQITGLNGAAEKARDYIMALPNRLRRVADRMPVPKLEYKFKWIE from the coding sequence ATGATTGCAACTGTGGCCTCCCGCGGGGAGGTGCTTCAGCATCTCGAATCCTTTTTAAAAGAAAATATCGACGGCTTTCTTAAAAAGGTCGAGGACAGCTGGCAGCCCGCCGACTATCTTCCCGACTCCCGCTCGGAAACCTTCTTCGAGGAGGTGCGCGAACTGCGCGAGCGGGCCAAAGGGCTGAGCTACGACCTGTTAGCGGTGCTGATCGGTGACACTATCACGGAAGAAGCTCTGCCCAACTACGAAGCCTGGTTTCACCAGCTCGACGACCTGAACCGAGACCCCAACAACGGCTGGGCCCAGTGGATCCGGGGCTGGACGGCCGAGGAAAACCGCCACGGCGACCTGCTCAACCGCTACCTGTACCTGAGTGGCCGCGTAAACATGCGCGAGTTTGAAACCAGCACCCAGTACCTGATTGCCGACGGTTTCGACCTGGGCACCGCCCACGACCCCTACCGGGCCTTCATCTACACCAGCTACCAGGAAGCGGCCACCAACCTCTCGCACCGCCGCGTGGGCACTCTGGCCCGCAAGGCCGGCGACGCGCAGCTGTCCAAAATCTGCGGCATGATTGCCGGCGACGAAACCCGCCACGCCCGCGTGTACCAGACGTTTGTCGACAAGATTTTCGAGGTCGATCCTTCGGAAATGATGCTGGCCTTCGAAGACATGATGCGCAAGAAAATCGTGATGCCGGCCCACTACATGCGCGAGTTGGGCGTGGAAATGGGCAAGACCTTCGGCCACTTCACCGACGCCGCCCAGCGCCTGGGCGTCTACACCAGCCAGGACTACACCGACATTCTGGAAGGTCTCATCACCACCTGGAAGCTCGACCAGATTACGGGCCTGAACGGGGCGGCCGAAAAAGCCCGCGACTACATCATGGCCCTGCCCAACCGCCTGCGCCGCGTCGCCGACCGCATGCCGGTGCCCAAGCTCGAATACAAGTTCAAGTGGATTGAGTAG